A region of the Deltaproteobacteria bacterium genome:
TGATCAAACTGTTGTCGATGAATGAATTGGGATCGGCGGTTTTCGCTTTGGGAAAATCTTTGACCATGAATTCGAGCACGGTCTTGGTGCCGACTAGCGAACGGTAGGGGGGCGGCTTCCATGTATTGGGTCGCGTAGAGATTGTAGGAGCGCTCTAAATAATTCTCTTTGCCCTTTTCGATACGCATCTTCTTCATCAAGATTCTCATCGTCTCTTCTTTGTTGCGTTTCAAATAGGCGACGCCTTCGACGAAGCCTTTCATGAAGCGCACGGCGATGTCGCGATGGCTTTTTAAGTATCCGCGCGAGGCGACCAAGACGTTTTGCAGATACTGAATGTCGAGCGTCACAGGATCGCCGAGGGTTTTGTAACCCGTGTCTTCCGCCATGAAAAAAGTCGGATCTTGCAACACCGCTGCGTCGATGCCGCCTTTTTGTAAACTGATCAGCATGACCGGCGAGGCGCCGACTTGGAGGACTTGGACGTCCTCCGGCGCCATGCCCCATTTGCGCAGCATGAGCAGCAGCGCCAGATGACCGGACGAACCTAACGTTGTGATACCGATGCGTTTGCCCTTGAGCGCCGCCGGGGTCGCGATGTCGGGTCGAACCATCAACCGTTGAATGCCCTTGTTGTTGCCGGCTGCAACCATAACGATATCCGAGCCGCTGAAGACCGCGCTGACCACGGCGCCGCCGCCGGTGGAACCGAACTGCAAATCGCCGGCGATCACCGCGCTCACCGAGCGGGTTGCGCCGCCGCCGACCACGATGGCTTCGGTTTCAATGTCGACTTTCTTGAAAAATCCTTTCTCCTCGGCGATCCACACCGGCGCGTTGGACAAGCTGATGGCGGAAAAGCCGACGCGGAGTTTATCGACAGCATTTGCCGGAGGTGAGAACAATGCGGCGAGGAACACGAGCGTTAGCCAGTGTATGTAAGACAGTTTACGGCGGTGCATTGTCATGTTCTCCATCTTGTTTGGTTCGTCCTCGAAGAAGATTATTCACCACAGAGCACACAGAGTTCACAGAGATTAAGAAATAATTTTCTCTGTGTTCTCTGTGCCCTCTGTGGTGAGATCATCTTTGCTCTTTGCAATTACGGCCGCGCCGGCCATTGGGAAAGCAGCCGGCCGTAATTTTTCACCGATTCGTTGACGCCCAGTTGCGACAGCATGTTCCAAATCATCGCCGGATTGCTGGCGATCACCGGGACGTTCAGTTCTTGTTCCAAGCGATCGATGATCGGCAGCGGGTCCATGGTGGCGCCTTGAAAGTAAACCGCGTCGGCCTCGGGATAGTTTTGATAGGTCGCTAACACGAGCGCGAAGAGTTGCTCCGGCGTGAGGTCGACGCCCGAACCGGCTTTGCGCCCTTCGAATGCCGGGCCAAGGTAAACGGTGAAACCGAGAGTGCTCAAATGCTCGTCGATGACGGCGTCGGACTTGGCATCGAAGGGCGTCATGAGCAGCAACGATTGCGCCGATAGAGTTCTCAACGCAGCGATGACCGACGACACCGCGGTGACCACCGGCAGACCGATCGCCGCGTTCACTTGGGCTTCGATGCCGGGATTGAACAAGCCTATGAATCCGCCAGTGAGTATCAATCCGTCGACTTTATTGCGCCGGGTGAAATCGCTGGCTTTGGCGATGACTTGATCCGCCTTGCCTGCCAAATCCTGATAGCTATCCCCAAGCAAGCCGAGACCTTCATGAATCATCGTAACGCCGGATGGGAGCAGCTTGTCGACATGTTTGAAGTGCGGCTTGTTCGGCGTCGCCGGGGAGAGCAAGCCGAGGTGAATGTTATGGTTGGTCGCCATGATGTTCTCCATTTGGAATACGTTGCCTATAACATGAATTCACGTATGGGGTGAAGGGTAAGTGGTAAGGCGTAAGGCGCCCGGCGTCCGGATAGAAACCCCTTACCCCTCACCCTTTACCTGTTCGTCTTCGCTCTCGATTGACCCGAGGAAACCAATCTCGCATAGTGAAGCCTGACAATCTGTGCCAGCGGAGGTTACCGTGCAGTTTCGTATCGCAGCGGTCGATTTGGTTAGCAACACTTGTTTCCCAGCACTAGCGGCGGATGAGTTGGGATATTTCAAAGCCGAGGGCTTGGACGCGCGCATTGACCTCGTCGCCATGCTCGGCGCCACCAAGGCGCTGCGCGATGGCGGTGCCGATGCCATGATCGCCGGTTCGGTATTCGATCTGCTCACGGAATTTCCCAACTGGAAAGGCGCGAAGGTCGCCGTCGCGTTGTCCCACGGCACGCCTTGGCTGTTGGTTGTCCGATCTAACTTGAATGCCAAGCGCGGCGATTTGTCCGCGCTCAAAGGATTGCGCATCACCGCGGCGGAAGGGCCGGACTTGGCGTTAAGAGAACTGTTGAAATGCGCCGGCATCGAACCCGGTCGCGATGTCGATATCGTCGAATTGCCTGGAGCCAAGTCGCGCGACGTTTCTTTCGGCGTGTTCGCCGCGCGGGCATTGCAGGCCGGTCAAATAGACGGCTTCTGGGCCAACGCCATGGGCGGCGAGACCGCGACCAGCAGCGGCGCGGGAAAAATTCTCGTCGACGTGCGCCGCGGCGACGATCCGGCGGAGATCCGCTTCTGCACGT
Encoded here:
- a CDS encoding ABC transporter substrate-binding protein, which gives rise to MENMTMHRRKLSYIHWLTLVFLAALFSPPANAVDKLRVGFSAISLSNAPVWIAEEKGFFKKVDIETEAIVVGGGATRSVSAVIAGDLQFGSTGGGAVVSAVFSGSDIVMVAAGNNKGIQRLMVRPDIATPAALKGKRIGITTLGSSGHLALLLMLRKWGMAPEDVQVLQVGASPVMLISLQKGGIDAAVLQDPTFFMAEDTGYKTLGDPVTLDIQYLQNVLVASRGYLKSHRDIAVRFMKGFVEGVAYLKRNKEETMRILMKKMRIEKGKENYLERSYNLYATQYMEAAPLPFASRHQDRARIHGQRFSQSENRRSQFIHRQQFDQTAGG
- a CDS encoding ABC transporter substrate-binding protein, coding for MPAEVTVQFRIAAVDLVSNTCFPALAADELGYFKAEGLDARIDLVAMLGATKALRDGGADAMIAGSVFDLLTEFPNWKGAKVAVALSHGTPWLLVVRSNLNAKRGDLSALKGLRITAAEGPDLALRELLKCAGIEPGRDVDIVELPGAKSRDVSFGVFAARALQAGQIDGFWANAMGGETATSSGAGKILVDVRRGDDPAEIRFCTFAGMATTDDFIAREPEMIAAAVRAIVKAQSALRADPSLAREVGRRKFPKDAAELIANVVARDAAFYDPAISEEMVLKMNRFAQTVGQLSGPVAYEDVVAVRYQDLWLS